A portion of the Desulfobacterales bacterium genome contains these proteins:
- a CDS encoding CopD family protein: protein MNPWILISGHFFHVIGTVVWIGGILMTLLVILPGSKAAIESSSMVGGLMKEVAKRFTPLANISILLLIATGIIIFYYDKNYKSFIDMNNRRNMLIALKHFIVAIMIIIHFYRGLILIPKIEKFSPRPNEIQPTRLKKLSLALLKANFVLGGIVLLLTAALISI, encoded by the coding sequence TTGAATCCATGGATATTGATATCGGGTCATTTCTTCCATGTGATTGGAACAGTAGTATGGATTGGGGGAATTTTGATGACTCTGTTGGTAATATTGCCCGGGTCGAAAGCAGCTATAGAATCATCTTCTATGGTTGGTGGGCTGATGAAGGAGGTTGCAAAACGTTTCACCCCACTGGCTAATATCAGCATTCTTTTGCTGATTGCCACAGGAATTATCATTTTCTATTACGACAAAAACTATAAATCTTTTATAGATATGAACAATCGCAGGAATATGCTGATAGCCTTGAAACATTTTATTGTTGCCATAATGATTATTATCCACTTTTACAGAGGATTGATACTGATTCCCAAAATCGAAAAATTTTCTCCACGGCCAAATGAAATTCAACCAACAAGGCTAAAGAAGCTCTCATTGGCCCTCCTCAAAGCCAATTTCGTCTTAGGAGGCATAGTCCTATTGCTTACGGCGGCCTTAATATCCATTTAA
- a CDS encoding metalloregulator ArsR/SmtB family transcription factor has product MSFEPVEMFKALSVETRVKIIDLLKSEGPLGAKKIAEIVGITPAAVSQHLKILRQAGFVRSERNGYWIPYSIDEEALQNCRDVLTEICTCGCEGTGKFRESESERMNVESLKKYEEELRNELGIVRQRLKELDSVKR; this is encoded by the coding sequence ATGAGTTTCGAGCCCGTTGAAATGTTTAAGGCATTGTCTGTTGAAACAAGGGTTAAAATAATCGACTTGTTGAAATCAGAGGGGCCTTTGGGTGCTAAAAAAATTGCAGAAATAGTTGGCATAACACCAGCAGCGGTATCGCAACATTTAAAAATTTTACGGCAGGCAGGTTTTGTTAGAAGTGAGCGTAATGGTTACTGGATACCATACTCAATAGATGAAGAAGCATTGCAAAATTGCCGAGATGTGTTGACTGAAATCTGCACTTGTGGATGCGAAGGAACAGGTAAATTTAGGGAATCTGAATCAGAAAGAATGAACGTGGAATCACTTAAAAAGTATGAGGAAGAGCTCAGAAATGAACTTGGCATCGTGCGGCAAAGGTTAAAAGAGTTGGATTCAGTGAAACGGTAG
- a CDS encoding metalloregulator ArsR/SmtB family transcription factor codes for MKTPNRRFKDEIYEQFARIGKAVSSPKRLELLDLLCQGPRTVEVLANESSLTIANASQHLQVLRAVRLVETEKEGVFVIYRLADQAVCEFYRAMRVLSESRLAEVEQIKRRFLEGREGMEPVDREKLLELVREGAVTVLDVRPVEEFSAAHIPGAISIPLEELELHLSDLPCDQEIVAYCRGPYCVLSIEAVEMLRAKGFKAVRLEEGIQDLRAVGFPIAEAEEVQ; via the coding sequence ATGAAAACTCCAAACAGGCGATTTAAGGATGAAATCTATGAGCAGTTTGCCCGCATTGGAAAAGCGGTTTCCAGTCCCAAGAGATTGGAACTTCTGGATTTGCTTTGCCAGGGACCGCGGACGGTCGAGGTTTTGGCTAATGAATCCAGTCTGACCATAGCCAATGCCTCACAACATTTGCAAGTCCTTCGAGCTGTCCGACTTGTTGAGACAGAAAAAGAGGGGGTCTTTGTCATCTATCGCCTTGCAGATCAGGCCGTCTGCGAATTCTACCGTGCCATGCGAGTGCTTTCTGAAAGCAGGCTGGCAGAGGTTGAGCAGATCAAGCGCCGGTTTCTGGAAGGAAGAGAAGGGATGGAGCCTGTGGATCGAGAAAAACTTCTTGAGCTTGTCCGTGAAGGAGCGGTGACTGTCCTGGATGTACGACCGGTCGAGGAGTTTAGTGCCGCACATATTCCCGGAGCCATATCCATCCCTCTTGAAGAACTGGAACTGCACTTGTCCGATTTACCGTGCGACCAGGAAATCGTCGCTTATTGCCGGGGTCCATACTGCGTTCTTTCCATTGAGGCTGTTGAGATGTTACGTGCAAAGGGTTTCAAGGCAGTGCGACTTGAAGAGGGAATCCAGGACTTAAGAGCCGTTGGGTTTCCTATCGCAGAAGCCGAAGAGGTGCAATAG
- a CDS encoding rhodanese-like domain-containing protein: MKSVRKALILMLAVTITVGYLLYSNRNVTLKAATMEDVLNEAKAGGYRLISTDELWARYKDRFRTLLLVDTRQEWEYRTGHISGAVNFPMEPTGWSRWRSRGALKKFLGPDKTRFIVFY, from the coding sequence ATGAAGAGTGTAAGAAAAGCGCTAATATTAATGCTGGCCGTTACGATCACGGTCGGCTACCTTTTGTACAGTAACCGGAATGTCACCTTAAAGGCTGCAACAATGGAGGATGTCCTGAATGAGGCCAAAGCAGGCGGCTACCGTTTGATTAGCACCGATGAATTATGGGCACGGTATAAAGACCGTTTTAGGACACTTTTGCTGGTGGACACGCGACAGGAGTGGGAATATCGGACGGGGCATATCAGCGGTGCTGTGAACTTTCCCATGGAGCCGACCGGCTGGTCGCGCTGGCGCAGCAGAGGGGCGCTTAAAAAATTCCTGGGCCCTGACAAAACCCGGTTCATCGTGTTTTACTGA
- a CDS encoding cytochrome c biogenesis protein CcdA translates to MIWTLLGIFSGGIALNLTPCVYPLIPITVSYFGGRSGQRQGALLTHGACYISGLSLTNSMLGVTAALTGGLMGAMLQSPLVLGVVAAVLVFFATSLFGFWELRLPYAITQAASKSYTGYFGSLFMGITLGIVAAPCIGPFVLGLLTWVAKMGDPWLGFLIFFTLSIGLGLPLFFLAIFSGKLDKLPRSGEWMLWIRKLMGWVLVGMAAYFIRPLLPQTAGNLVLAGVALAAGLHLCWIDRTRAAFRAFDWMKTGAGIIGLVVATYMIGSFIMQGPGVQWRPYSDGLLSEAVEKQNPVIIDFSATWCAPCRELDAVTFHDREIVKQAAQAFIMIKVDLTRKGDPDSERLLQKYKVKGVPTVVFIDRQGNEREDLRLVDFLLPDQFLVRMAEIRKNAIPKNT, encoded by the coding sequence ATGATCTGGACCCTTTTAGGCATATTTTCGGGTGGCATCGCTCTTAACCTCACGCCCTGTGTCTATCCTTTGATTCCCATAACGGTTTCCTATTTTGGCGGCAGAAGCGGTCAGCGTCAAGGAGCTTTGCTGACTCATGGCGCCTGTTATATTAGTGGTTTGTCCCTCACCAACTCAATGCTTGGCGTAACCGCTGCGCTGACCGGAGGTCTCATGGGAGCCATGCTCCAAAGCCCTTTGGTATTGGGTGTCGTGGCGGCCGTTCTGGTATTTTTCGCAACCAGCCTGTTTGGCTTCTGGGAATTGCGGCTGCCATACGCGATAACTCAGGCGGCTTCAAAATCATACACCGGCTACTTCGGCAGTCTTTTTATGGGCATCACATTAGGTATCGTTGCAGCGCCCTGCATTGGTCCGTTTGTGCTGGGGCTGCTCACGTGGGTTGCCAAGATGGGGGACCCGTGGCTTGGTTTTTTGATCTTTTTTACGTTAAGTATCGGCTTGGGCCTGCCGCTTTTCTTCCTGGCAATATTTTCGGGGAAATTAGATAAACTTCCCCGGTCCGGCGAGTGGATGCTGTGGATTCGCAAACTCATGGGCTGGGTGCTGGTGGGTATGGCCGCTTATTTCATTCGACCGCTTCTGCCGCAAACCGCTGGAAATTTGGTCCTTGCCGGTGTAGCCCTGGCAGCCGGTCTGCACCTGTGCTGGATCGACCGCACCCGGGCCGCATTTCGGGCCTTTGATTGGATGAAGACCGGCGCCGGCATTATTGGGCTGGTGGTGGCTACTTACATGATCGGTTCATTCATCATGCAGGGACCCGGTGTGCAGTGGCGACCATATTCGGATGGGCTCTTGTCTGAAGCTGTTGAAAAACAAAATCCCGTAATTATCGATTTTTCCGCCACATGGTGCGCCCCCTGCCGGGAACTGGATGCGGTCACATTTCATGATCGCGAAATCGTCAAGCAGGCGGCTCAAGCTTTTATCATGATAAAGGTGGATCTCACCCGCAAAGGCGATCCCGACAGCGAACGCCTTTTGCAAAAATATAAGGTTAAAGGCGTTCCGACGGTGGTGTTTATAGATCGGCAGGGTAACGAGCGGGAGGATCTGCGCCTGGTGGATTTTTTGCTCCCGGATCAGTTTTTAGTTCGCATGGCGGAAATCAGAAAAAATGCCATCCCAAAAAATACATAA
- a CDS encoding 4Fe-4S binding protein, whose product MVLGFWALLPYLFSLSEPAIGFFSGKAKWGQGLHVPMTLTFFLSLLLVLLFGRRAVCSWNCTCVGSRDTMGAAFRKETIKSDTAWKFRHLKWVLTSFYFALFVIVLLPFPKATLFVDAFFGMVGVIYFASFLFIPLTGNRNWCRWLCPYGQTFGILNKVGFYKIKADKGKCISCGKCTKECDMGIPVQHLVDTRGEVNVPDCVGCGRCITNCPKEALKFVDIRSFLKRTLGSVEALQMDKADSKRKTFKVIKAMSTENKGNNSSEMTPVDKDQLTNSQTEPRAEYTTAEYLKSVWPKAPAIMVGDEIVVQGADFSEEKLESAICRHLGLKAKEGLVSRLLK is encoded by the coding sequence ATGGTTCTGGGGTTTTGGGCGCTCCTCCCATATCTGTTTTCGCTTTCAGAGCCTGCCATAGGATTTTTTAGCGGCAAAGCAAAATGGGGGCAGGGCCTTCATGTTCCGATGACCTTGACATTTTTCTTGTCTTTGCTTCTGGTTCTTCTATTTGGTCGACGAGCCGTATGCAGCTGGAATTGCACCTGTGTCGGCAGTAGAGACACCATGGGGGCCGCCTTCAGGAAAGAAACGATCAAGTCTGATACAGCCTGGAAATTCAGGCACCTTAAATGGGTACTCACCAGTTTCTATTTTGCCTTGTTTGTTATTGTCCTGCTGCCATTTCCAAAAGCAACGCTCTTTGTAGATGCTTTTTTCGGGATGGTTGGTGTTATTTATTTTGCTTCCTTTCTTTTTATTCCACTCACCGGAAACCGCAACTGGTGCCGCTGGCTGTGCCCATACGGCCAGACTTTTGGGATTTTAAACAAAGTTGGATTTTACAAGATCAAAGCCGATAAGGGGAAATGCATTTCCTGCGGGAAGTGCACCAAAGAATGCGATATGGGCATCCCGGTTCAGCATCTTGTCGATACAAGGGGTGAGGTGAACGTGCCCGATTGCGTGGGTTGCGGTCGCTGCATCACCAACTGTCCCAAAGAGGCATTGAAATTTGTTGACATCCGAAGCTTCTTAAAAAGAACGCTTGGCTCGGTCGAAGCCCTACAGATGGATAAAGCAGACTCTAAAAGAAAAACGTTTAAAGTGATAAAAGCTATGTCAACTGAAAATAAAGGCAATAACTCATCGGAAATGACGCCTGTGGATAAAGATCAGTTGACAAACAGCCAGACTGAACCCAGAGCAGAATATACAACCGCCGAGTATCTGAAATCGGTATGGCCGAAAGCTCCTGCCATTATGGTAGGTGATGAGATTGTGGTACAGGGTGCCGACTTTTCCGAGGAAAAGCTGGAATCAGCGATTTGCAGACACTTGGGGCTTAAGGCCAAAGAAGGGTTGGTTAGTCGCCTACTCAAGTGA
- a CDS encoding sterol desaturase family protein: MKHEIFIRLIFFLTIFGAVAYWEHRSPRRSLTTSKKVRWISNLSFMIGNPVLVRLIFPILAVDTALIARQRAWGLLNIFDWPMWLEFVVGVAILDLVIYLQHVMFHAVPLLWRLHMMHHADLDFDLTTGLRFHPIEIILSMILKMAVIVALGPPVTAVLAFEALLNGMAMFNHGNITIPISIDQWLRRLVVTPDMHRVHHSVIIRETNSNFGFNLSAWDRLFGTYCAQPQKGHTGMTIGLSQFRNAKKLTLPQLLILPFTGDPGKQRSIGPGKDSNQDFF, translated from the coding sequence ATGAAACATGAAATCTTTATACGCCTGATTTTCTTTCTAACAATATTCGGAGCGGTTGCCTATTGGGAGCATCGATCACCGCGACGCTCTTTGACAACTTCAAAGAAGGTGCGTTGGATCAGCAATCTTTCTTTCATGATTGGAAACCCGGTTCTTGTTCGCTTGATCTTCCCCATCCTTGCGGTCGACACCGCCCTGATTGCCCGGCAGCGCGCATGGGGGCTATTGAACATTTTTGATTGGCCGATGTGGCTGGAATTTGTAGTCGGTGTTGCCATCCTCGATCTGGTCATTTACCTTCAGCACGTAATGTTCCACGCCGTGCCGCTTTTATGGCGGCTGCATATGATGCACCATGCGGATCTGGACTTCGATCTGACGACCGGTTTACGATTTCATCCGATTGAAATAATTCTGTCAATGATACTGAAAATGGCGGTGATTGTCGCCTTGGGGCCTCCTGTTACAGCAGTGCTGGCATTCGAGGCCCTATTGAACGGAATGGCAATGTTTAATCACGGGAACATCACAATCCCAATATCAATAGACCAATGGTTAAGACGCCTGGTGGTAACGCCGGACATGCATCGGGTTCACCATTCTGTCATCATCCGTGAAACGAACAGCAATTTTGGTTTCAATCTATCTGCCTGGGACCGATTGTTCGGCACCTATTGCGCCCAGCCCCAAAAAGGACATACCGGAATGACAATCGGTCTTTCACAGTTTCGTAACGCAAAAAAACTGACTTTGCCACAGCTCCTCATCCTGCCATTTACCGGGGACCCCGGCAAACAGCGATCA